In Nitrospiria bacterium, the genomic stretch GCCCTGGCCTGGGCCCTTGCTATTCCCATCAAGGCTTGGAACTGAGCATTACCCACTTCGATGCTGGAAATAGTTTTCATTCCCCCCGGGATATCCCCTTTGTTGGCTTGTGCAACAGCCACATGGCGCAGAGCATCATTTTTCGCCAAAGGGTCTTTAATGGCCATTGCCGTTTGGAGCGCACCCGATATATCTCCTTTGGTAAATTTTGCGATGACCACACTTCCTAAGGCTTGGTCTTTTTCTTTTTCATCCTGGATGCTATTCACAATTTGAGTGGTTCCGACCAGATCTCCCACAACCGCTTGGGATTTTGCAATCTGCTGGAGGGTCGAAAATCTTACTTTTTCATCTTCTATGGCTTCTACGGTTTTCAAAGCCCCGATCAGATCTCCCGCCCTTGCTTGAGCGGTAGCCACCGCCTGCAATGCTCCCACCTTGATCCTTCTATCTTGAATACCGTTCACCGCCTGAAGAGCATCCCCGAAGGTTTTCTCAGCCCCCCCTGAATCCCCCCTTCTGGACTGTGCCGCGGCGATTGCGGACAAAGCGGCACCCTTGGTTTTTAAATCCTGAATGGACCCCGCCGTTTGAAGGGCCCCTGTAAAATCCCCCTCCTTGGCCCGAAACATGGTTAAGGTGTGTAAAGCCTGTCCTTTTTTCCGTTCGTCTTCAATACCTCCCGCCGCCTGAACCGCCTCCTTGAAGGTTTGAGCAGCCGCATTATTTTCACCGGCTTTTAATTGAACCAATGCCACGTCCCGAAGGGCGTGGGTCCTCAATTCCTTATCTGGTATGGTTTTCGCTGCTTGTTTGGCCTGTTCGAGAACTTCTAGAACGGTTGGAACCGGATTAGCCTCTTCTTGCCCATAGGTTGGAATGACAGGTAAAAAACTTAAAAAAACAAAATAAAAAAACTTTTTGGTAAACCCCATATTTATCCCTCTCAAATTAAAGTTAAACCAAATCCGGTGTGATGGCCCAGGCTAAGCTCCATTGCCTTTCAATCTTTTCCAAACAAACCATTCCTGCGGTTGGAAATTGCAACAGAGAACAGTTAGAATTATTCATTAAAAGATGGCTGGCCAGTCGGCTTAAAAAAGGAAGATGCCCCACCAACATGAGGGGTTCATCTTCTTGATCAATCAAATTAGCAATAGGAAAAGGATCATCGTTTGGGGAAATTCCGGTGACCCGGATCACACCCTTGGGAGGATGGATCCTTTTACTTATAATTTCAGCAGTTTGTTCTGCCCGTTTTTTCCCGCTGTGGCGAATCTCCTTTACCTTAATGCCTGATTTTCCCGCCCATTGGGAAATCCTCTCAGCCTCCATTCGCCCTTTCTCGGTAAGAGACCTTTCAGGGTCTTCGCTTTCTAATTTGGCTTCCCCATGTCTAACCAGAAATAATTTCATACTCGTTTAGTATAGCGAAAAGAAGGCCCTGATCCTAACCTTTTTTGAACCCAATTTCACCAAACCATAGTATCCTTTATTCCCTTGACCCAATTTCAAAAGACCGCTAATCTTTAAAGATATCCCTGCCGAAGGAGAATAAAGACATCATTTCTAATTTCAACAAAAATCAGAGAGAGGAAACCATGAG encodes the following:
- the sixA gene encoding phosphohistidine phosphatase SixA encodes the protein MKLFLVRHGEAKLESEDPERSLTEKGRMEAERISQWAGKSGIKVKEIRHSGKKRAEQTAEIISKRIHPPKGVIRVTGISPNDDPFPIANLIDQEDEPLMLVGHLPFLSRLASHLLMNNSNCSLLQFPTAGMVCLEKIERQWSLAWAITPDLV